Proteins encoded together in one Cicer arietinum cultivar CDC Frontier isolate Library 1 chromosome 4, Cicar.CDCFrontier_v2.0, whole genome shotgun sequence window:
- the LOC101514138 gene encoding protein VAC14 homolog, translated as MADALTVIPAAVLRNLADKLYEKRKNAALEVEGIVKQLASAGDHDKITAVITLLTTEFTYSPQANHRKGGLISLAAATVGLTNEAAQHLEQIVPPVLNSFSDQDSRVRYYACEALYNIAKVVRGDFIVFFNQIFDALCKLSADSDANVQSAAHLLDRLVKDIVTESDQFSIEEFIPLLRERMNVLNPYVRQFLVGWITVLDSVPDIDMLGFLPDFLDGLFNMLSDSSHEIRQQADSALSEFLQEIKNSPSVDYGRMAEILVQRAGSPDEFTRLTAITWINEFVKLGGDQLVPYYADILGAILPCISDKEEKIRVVARETNEELRAINADPAEAFDVGAILSIARRQLSSEWEATRIEALQWISILLDRHRIEVLTYLNDIFDTLLKALSDPSDEVVLLVLDVHACIARDPQHFRQLVVFLVHNFRLDYSLLEKRGALIIRRLCVLLNAERVYRELSTILEGESDLDFASIMVQALNLILLTSSELSEIRDLLKQSLVNPAGKDLYVSLYASWCHSPMAIISLCFLAQTYQHSSTVIQSLVEEDINVKFLVQLDKLIRLLETPIFAYLRLQLLDPARYLWLFKALYGLLMLLPQQSAAFKILKTRLKAVPSYSFNRGQLNRVPSGDPNQFPHQMPDGYQTNEDGDVTEDDGSPYNGINFAARLQQFQQMQKQHRVHTKSRTKSRSVSISLPKEAQKEEEPQKPQSTDLYVPPSRSRRNSGQLQL; from the exons ATGGCGGATGCTCTAACGGTGATTCCGGCTGCCGTGCTCCGTAATCTCGCCGATAAGCTTTATGAGAAGCGAAAAAATGCTGCTCTCGAg GTTGAGGGGATTGTGAAGCAGCTTGCTTCTGCTGGGGATCATGATAAGATAACTGCTGTGATCACTTTGTTGACTACGGAATTCACTTATTCACCACAAGCAAATCATCGCAAG gGAGGGTTGATAAGCTTAGCTGCTGCTACTGTTGGGTTGACTAATGAAGCTGCTCAGCATCTCGAG CAAATTGTGCCTCCTGTGTTAAATTCTTTCTCTGATCAAGATAGCAGAGTTCGTTATTATGCTTGTGAAGCACTATATAACATTGCTAAG GTTGTGAGAGGAGATTTTATTGTATTCTTCAACCAGATCTTTGATGCCTTATGCAAGCTTTCTGCAGACTCAGATGCCAATGTACAAAGTGCTGCACATCTGTTAGATCGACTTGTGAAG GATATTGTGACCGAAAGTGATCAGTTCAG TATTGAAGAATTTATACCATTATTGAGGGAGCGCATGAATGTACTGAATCCATATGTCCGccagtttttggtaggatggaTTACTGTATTGGATAGTGTTCCAGATATTGATATGCTGGGATTTCTTCCTGATTTTCTTGATG GTTTGTTTAATATGTTGAGCGATTCAAGTCATGAAATACGTCAACAAGCTGATTCAGCTCTCTCTGAGTTTCTTCAAGAGATAAAGAACTCCCCA TCTGTAGATTATGGTAGAATGGCTGAAATACTGGTACAGAGGGCTGGTTCTCCAGATGAATTTACAAGGTTAACAGCTATTACATGG ATAAATGAGTTTGTCAAACTTGGTGGAGATCAGCTTGTTCCATACTATGCTGACATTCTTGGAGCCATTTTGCCTTGCATATCCGATAAAGAAGAGAAAATTAGAGTG GTTGCTCGGGAAACCAATGAAGAGCTGCGAGCAATCAATGCTGATCCAGCTGAAGCATTTGATGTAGGAGCAATTCTCTCCATTGCAAGGAG GCAACTATCTAGTGAATGGGAGGCTACTCGAATCGAAGCTTTGCAGTGGATATCAATCCTTTTAGACAGACATCGTATTGAG GTTTTGACATACCTGAATGACATATTTGACACCCTACTCAAAGCACTTTCAGATCCATCTGATGAG GTTGTTCTTTTAGTTCTTGATGTTCATGCATGCATTGCAAGAGATCCTCAGCACTTCCGGCAGCTTGTCGTTTTCCTTGTGCACAATTTCAGGCTTGATTATTCTCTTTTGGAGAA GCGTGGTGCTTTGATAATCCGCCGCCTTTGTGTGCTTTTGAATGCTGAGAGAGTCTACCGTGAACTTTCTACAATATTAGAAGGAGAATCTGATTTGGATTTTGCATCAATTATGGTTCAG GCTTTGAATTTGATCTTGCTTACATCATCAGAATTGTCTGAGATTCGAGATCTTTTGAAGCAATCACTGGTAAATCCTGCTGGGAAGGACTTGTATGTTTCTTTGTATGCCTCTTGGTGTCATTCTCCAATGGCAATTATAAGTCTCTGCTTTTTAGCTCAG ACTTACCAACATTCAAGTACTGTGATTCAATCTTTGGTAGAGGAGGATATAAATGTCAAGTTTTTGGTCCAACTCGATAAATTGATTCGCTTGCTGGAAACTCCAATCTTTGCTTATCTTAGACTGCAG CTTCTCGATCCTGCGAGATATTTATGGCTATTCAAAGCATTGTATGGTCTTCTGATGTTGCTTCCTCAG CAAAGTGCAGCCTTTAAGATACTAAAAACTCGTTTAAAAGCTGTACCGTCATATTCTTTCAATCGTGGACAACTGAATAGAGTGCCTTCTGGGGATCCCAACCAATTTCCTCATCAGATGCCTGATGGATATCAAACCAATGAGGATGGTGATGTAACTGAAGATGATGGGAGCCCATATAATGGAATAAACTTTGCTGCGAGGTTGCAACAGTTTCAGCAAATGCAGAAGCAGCACCGGGTACACACTAAATCACGAACAAAGTCACGCAGTGTGTCCATTTCATTACCAAAG GAGGCACAAAAAGAGGAAGAGCCACAGAAACCTCAGTCTACTGATCTATATGTTCCTCCTTCAAGATCAAGGAGAAATTCAGGGCAACTACAACTATAA